A genomic segment from Chanos chanos chromosome 2, fChaCha1.1, whole genome shotgun sequence encodes:
- the mthfsd gene encoding methenyltetrahydrofolate synthase domain-containing protein isoform X1, whose translation MEAEIKIKSGATKWDIRHKVWDYIENKNLANFPRPVHNRIPNFKGAQGACSKVTHLEVFTKTSEVKVDPDKPLEGARLAVLQARKTLLVPTPRLRTGLFNKIVPPPGASKEDLHVCSTSQGVKEFSVPIGLDAKVQVDLVVVGSVAVSEKGYRIGKGEGFADMEYAMMASMGAVNESTTVVTIVHDCQVVDIPEELIESHDLTVDYILTPTRVLKTECKHPKPQGIIWTKLDSDMLEKIPILKKLRALEQKAGKDVTLKKTSVGGEENEGLKQDPKPNPKRNVNRNSDRAPEQSREEDGPDRAPQQGPVTTVYLGDIPAGLRVSELKSKLREKEALPLRLTWQGAQHRAFLEYRDGPATEHALAVLRGLSINDHVLHPVLAKSQRAGPKPNQTKRGSRTTGTMVTAQAKVSNTTNFSGNATTG comes from the exons ATGGAAGCAGAAATAAAAATTAAGAGTG GGGCGACAAAATGGGACATCCGCCATAAAGTGTGGGATTACATCGAAAACAAAAATCTGGCCAATTTTCCCAGACCAGTTCACAACAGAATCCCGAACTTCAAG GGGGCCCAGGGGGCCTGCAGTAAGGTCACACACTTAGAGGTGTTCACAAAAACCAGTGAAGTCAAGGTGGATCCTGATAAACCACTCGAAGGGGCACGATTGGCTGTCCTGCAG GCCAGAAAAACACTACTGGTACCAACACCTCGTCTGCGGACTGGCCTCTTCAATAAGATTGTCCCTCCGCCAGGGGCTAGCAAAGAAGACCTTCATGTGTGCTCCACTTCTCAG GGTGTGAAGGAGTTCAGCGTCCCTATTGGTTTGGATGCTAAAGTTCAGGTGGATTTAGTGGTAGTTGGATCTGTAGCAGTGTCTGAAAAGG GTTACAGGATTGGAAAAGGAGAGGGTTTTGCAGATATGGAATATGCCATGATGGCCTCTATGGGAGCTGTGAATGAATCAACCACAGTTGTCACTATTGTTCATGACTGTCAG GTTGTGGACATTCCTGAAGAACTAATTGAAAGCCATGACCTCACTGTGGACTATATCCTCACTCCAACCAGAGTCCTCAAAACAGAGTGTAAACATCCAAAGCCACAGGGCATAATCTGGACAAAG TTAGACTCAGACATGTTGGAGAAAATCCCCATCCTGAAGAAACTGCGAGCCCTGGAGCAGAAGGCTGGAAAGGATGTCACGTTAAAAAAGACATCTGTTGGAGGGGAGGAGAATGAGGGATTAAAACAGGACCCCAAACCTAATCCCAAACGCAATGTTAACAGGAACTCAGATCGAGCCCCAGAACAGAGCAGGGAGGAGGATGGGCCGGACAGAGCGCCGCAGCAGGGTCCCGTCACCACGGTATATCTGGGGGACATCCCTGCTGGGCTGCGTGTGAGTGAGCTGAAGAGTAAACTCAGGGAGAAGGAAGCTCTTCCCCTCAGGCTCACCTGGCAGGGTGCACAACACAGAGCCTTCCTGGAGTACCGCGACGGACCGGCGACGGAGCACGCCCTGGCAGTCCTGCGGGGCCTGTCCATCAATGACCACGTCCTGCACCCTGTGCTGGCCAAGAGCCAAAGGGCTGGCCCCAAACCCAACCAAACAAAGCGGGGGTCTAGAACCACAGGTACAATGGTTACAGCACAAGCAAAAGTGTCAAACACCACGAACTTCAGTGGGAACGCTACCACAGGGTGA
- the drc4 gene encoding dynein regulatory complex subunit 4 — MSKEQLEEHIVRLREELDREREERNYFQLEKDKVQTMWEITKRVLEEKNADLRNKDREKEEAEQRHQVEIQVYKQKVKHLLYEHQNGISELKAEGVVATKLMQKEHVELENELRKGMRALKVDFKEQVFSNENLVESLKLKHDEEITVLRNDFERHVREIEAKYEKKMQILRQEQDLRRKTEIHEIEERKNSQINTLIKNHEKAFTDIKNYYSDITVSNLNLIKTLKNQHDEMKKKQSRLEKEMAEVLLQNKNLTEPLQKAKEEVTELKKQLANYEKDKASLAGAKARLKVAEKEIKSLKWENEELEQRFTKVQAERDELYQKFTKAIQEVQQKSGFKNMLLERKLGALTDTLEKKEAQLSEVLRAANLDQTAVDSMTRKFEEIVNSKTTTIKDLQYELARVCKAHNDLLRSYEAKLQAFGIPVEELGFKPLETNVAGQTLGQGPAGLVSTPT; from the exons ATGTCTAAGGAACAG CTGGAGGAACATATTGTTCGTCTACGAGAGGAGCTAGACAGGGAACGGGAGGAGCGCAACTATTTCCAGCTGGAGAAGGACAAGGTCCAAACCATGTGGGAGATCACCAAGAGAGTACTGGAGGAGAAGAACGCTGACCTTAGgaacaaggacagagagaaggaggaggcagAACAACGCCACCAAGTAGAAATACAG GTTTATAAACAGAAGGTAAAACATTTGCTGTATGAACACCAAAACGGCATCTCAGAATTGAAGGCTGAAGGAGTGGTGGCCACCAAGCTGATGCAGAAAGAACATGTGGAGCTGGAGAATGAGCTGCGGAAGGGAATGCGTGCTCTGAAAGTCGACTTCAAAGAGCAGGTGTTCTCCAATGAGAACCTGGTCGAGAGCCTCAAACTG aaacatgaTGAAGAAATTACTGTATTAAGAAATGATTTTGAACGACATGTCCGAG AAATTGAGGCCAAATATGAAAAGAAGATGCAGATCCTGCGTCAGGAACAAGATCTCAGGCGTAAGACCGAGATCCATGagatagaggagagaaaaaacagccaGATCAACACACTGATTAAAAACCATGAGAAAGCTTTCACAGACATCAAGAATTACTACAGCGATATCACTGTCAGCAACCTGAACCTCATCAAAACACTCAAG AATCAACACGACGAGATGAAGAAGAAGCAGAGCAGGCTGGAGAAAGAGATGGCTGAAGTGTTACTGCAGAATAAAAATCTGACAGAGCCCTTGCAAAAGGCTaaagaggaggtcactgaaCTCAAGAAACAGCTGGCCAACTATGAGAAAGACAAAGCGTCCCTGGCC GGGGCCAAAGCACGTCTTAAGGTAGcggagaaagagataaagagtcTGAAATGGGAAAATGAAGAGCTGGAACAGAGGTTCACTAAG GTCCAGGCAGAGCGTGATGAACTGTACCAAAAATTCACCAAGGCCATCCAGGAAGTGCAGCAGAAAAGTGGCTTTAAGAACATGCTGCTGGAGAGAAAGCTGGGAGCTCTGACAGACACCCTGGAGAAGAAAGAGGCCCAGCTCAGTGAAGTCTTGCGTGCTGCCAACTTAGACCAGACAGCAGTCGACAGCATGACCCGCAAGTTTGAG GAAATTGTGAACTCCAAAACCACTACAATCAAAGACCTACAATATGAGCTGGCTCGGGTTTGTAAG GCTCATAACGACCTGCTACGTTCATATGAAGCTAAACTGCAGGCATTTGGTATCCCAGTGGAAGAGTTGGGTTTCAAGCCACTGGAGACTAATGTGGCTGGGCAGACTCTGGGTCAGGGCCCTGCAGGTCTGGTGTCTACACCCACATAA
- the mthfsd gene encoding methenyltetrahydrofolate synthase domain-containing protein isoform X2: MEAEIKIKSGATKWDIRHKVWDYIENKNLANFPRPVHNRIPNFKGAAQACNRLIDLQEFKSSKVVKVNPDRPQEKARYNTLDARKTLLVPTPRLRTGLFNKIVPPPGASKEDLHVCSTSQGVKEFSVPIGLDAKVQVDLVVVGSVAVSEKGYRIGKGEGFADMEYAMMASMGAVNESTTVVTIVHDCQVVDIPEELIESHDLTVDYILTPTRVLKTECKHPKPQGIIWTKLDSDMLEKIPILKKLRALEQKAGKDVTLKKTSVGGEENEGLKQDPKPNPKRNVNRNSDRAPEQSREEDGPDRAPQQGPVTTVYLGDIPAGLRVSELKSKLREKEALPLRLTWQGAQHRAFLEYRDGPATEHALAVLRGLSINDHVLHPVLAKSQRAGPKPNQTKRGSRTTGTMVTAQAKVSNTTNFSGNATTG; this comes from the exons ATGGAAGCAGAAATAAAAATTAAGAGTG GGGCGACAAAATGGGACATCCGCCATAAAGTGTGGGATTACATCGAAAACAAAAATCTGGCCAATTTTCCCAGACCAGTTCACAACAGAATCCCGAACTTCAAG GGAGCTGCGCAAGCTTGCAACAGGCTTATTGACCTGCAGGAATTCAAATCCAGCAAGGTTGTTAAAGTAAACCCTGACAGACCACAGGAGAAGGCTCGCTATAACACTCTGGAT GCCAGAAAAACACTACTGGTACCAACACCTCGTCTGCGGACTGGCCTCTTCAATAAGATTGTCCCTCCGCCAGGGGCTAGCAAAGAAGACCTTCATGTGTGCTCCACTTCTCAG GGTGTGAAGGAGTTCAGCGTCCCTATTGGTTTGGATGCTAAAGTTCAGGTGGATTTAGTGGTAGTTGGATCTGTAGCAGTGTCTGAAAAGG GTTACAGGATTGGAAAAGGAGAGGGTTTTGCAGATATGGAATATGCCATGATGGCCTCTATGGGAGCTGTGAATGAATCAACCACAGTTGTCACTATTGTTCATGACTGTCAG GTTGTGGACATTCCTGAAGAACTAATTGAAAGCCATGACCTCACTGTGGACTATATCCTCACTCCAACCAGAGTCCTCAAAACAGAGTGTAAACATCCAAAGCCACAGGGCATAATCTGGACAAAG TTAGACTCAGACATGTTGGAGAAAATCCCCATCCTGAAGAAACTGCGAGCCCTGGAGCAGAAGGCTGGAAAGGATGTCACGTTAAAAAAGACATCTGTTGGAGGGGAGGAGAATGAGGGATTAAAACAGGACCCCAAACCTAATCCCAAACGCAATGTTAACAGGAACTCAGATCGAGCCCCAGAACAGAGCAGGGAGGAGGATGGGCCGGACAGAGCGCCGCAGCAGGGTCCCGTCACCACGGTATATCTGGGGGACATCCCTGCTGGGCTGCGTGTGAGTGAGCTGAAGAGTAAACTCAGGGAGAAGGAAGCTCTTCCCCTCAGGCTCACCTGGCAGGGTGCACAACACAGAGCCTTCCTGGAGTACCGCGACGGACCGGCGACGGAGCACGCCCTGGCAGTCCTGCGGGGCCTGTCCATCAATGACCACGTCCTGCACCCTGTGCTGGCCAAGAGCCAAAGGGCTGGCCCCAAACCCAACCAAACAAAGCGGGGGTCTAGAACCACAGGTACAATGGTTACAGCACAAGCAAAAGTGTCAAACACCACGAACTTCAGTGGGAACGCTACCACAGGGTGA